A DNA window from Porites lutea chromosome 6, jaPorLute2.1, whole genome shotgun sequence contains the following coding sequences:
- the LOC140941957 gene encoding roundabout homolog 1-like, which yields MGSIQLDFKEKIPPVFTVNPPVQMLISSGGKASMTCKASGFPVPLITWFKDGIPVPRANTTGDKGLSILTLEFVKPVNQGKYWCEANNSDGWQRSLITKLSLSQVPTISIHPKNVFVSFKENTTLVSFACKATGSPPPVVTWLKNNSTQANATVVETDGMSWLILLLVKNDENSLNKYNCFARNLVGKAYSNEATVIKTQTSFPDKESTVISFYRHPASLAASPGEHVIFTCAVEGSLAPSIIWRRNGLKVVDNKAKTYQGRESTISELHILNVQEHHAGNYTCKAANAIGSSVSRNALLSLTGKPDSAKRDTSPSSRVSLLFWILVAAAAALILVVGALLFVIHAKHRKAGFNVNKEVSNTIKQQQPVDSSFF from the exons ATGGGGTCTATTCAGTTAGATTTCAAAG aaaaaattccTCCAGTTTTCACTGTGAACCCTCCAGTACAAATGTTAATATCGTCTGGTGGTAAAGCCAGCATGACTTGTAAGGCATCAGGTTTCCCAGTCCCTCTAATAACATGGTTCAAGGATGGGATTCCTGTACCAAGGGCAAACACCACTGGAGACAAGGGACTCTCGATCTTGACTCTTGAATTTGTCAAACCAGTTAACCAAGGAAAATACTGGTGCGAAGCAAACAACTCGGATGGCTGGCAAAGATCACTTATTACAAAATTGAGTTTGAGCCAAG TGCCAACCATTTCAATTCATCCAAAAAACGTGTTCGTGTCATTCAAAGAAAATACTACTTTAGTTTCCTTCGCGTGTAAGGCCACTGGATCACCACCACCCGTGGTAACCTGGTTAAAGAATAACTCTACGCAGGCCAATGCGACAGTCGTTGAAACTGATGGAATGTCCTGGCTCATTCTTCTTCTGGTAAAAAATGACGAAAACAGCTTGAACAAATACAACTGCTTCGCAAGGAATTTAGTAGGGAAAGCTTACTCTAATGAAGCAACCGTGATCAAAACACAGACATCATTTCCAGATAAAG aaaGCACTGTCATCTCTTTCTATCGCCACCCGGCAAGTCTCGCTGCCTCCCCTGGTGAACACGTGATATTTACATGTGCTGTCGAAGGATCTCTAGCACCCTCGATTATTTGGCGGAGGAATGGTTTGAAAGTCGTTGATAATAAGGCCAAGACCTATCAGGGAAGAGAAAGCACAATCTCAGAGCTGCACATTCTTAACGTTCAAGAACATCATGCTGGTAACTACACCTGCAAGGCAGCAAACGCTATTGGGAGTAGCGTCTCCAGGAATGCATTGCTTTCCTTAACAGGAAAACCTGACTCCGCGAAAA GAGACACCTCACCCTCTTCAAGAGTTTCTTTGCTATTCTGGATCTTAGTCGCCGCTGCCGCAGCATTGATTCTTGTGGTGGGGGCTTTGTTATTTGTTATCCACGCAAAGCACAGAAAGGCTGGATTTAACGTCAACAAAGAAGTTAGTAATactataaaacaacaacaaccggtagacagttcatttttttaa
- the LOC140941958 gene encoding protein amalgam-like, translating to MNKKSEDVRLECDIAPLAPFLTINILEFPDEYGVPVGYNITIVCTAERARQYLGHLDYSLPYSVEFYLNGTKKNQCGGHPSDREERKVCSYVIRNASKSDSGEYTCWARNSWTCTFGSIQLDFKDPVSPTFSLDLPRQVTVPSTSKFNLTCQASGIPLPTITWFKNGSPLLHSPISTVKGHSLLRYESIKREDKGDYWCEAINFAGWKRSSTATLTVLWKPFFTMHPQDNTVKLQSGTAVVALKCAAEGFPPPVIIWLRNNSTVVNDSVTSNGNVSTLILVLRTIKEDDPKYMCVATNAMGRTYSSEAALTFAEKPTTKSLSTLKDDTSASTSDDHFLLLWILVAATGILLFVMVLLILVIYKKNRNAAFSVEKEIIKEQRYSNLYINRDAINQQLPSSQ from the exons ATGAACAAAAAGAGTGAAGACGTTCGTTTAGAGTGTGACATTG CTCCTCTAGCTCCTTTTCTGACTATCAACATCCTTGAATTCCCGGATGAGTACGGGGTGCCAGTGGGCTACAACATAACAATAGTTTGCACCGCCGAGCGTGCAAGGCAATATCTCGGACATCTAGATTACTCCCTGCCGTATTCGGTCGAATTCTATTTGAATGGCACAAAAAAGAATCAATGCGGCGGTCACCCCAGCGatagagaagaaagaaaagtttgctCCTATGTCATCCGCAATGCATCAAAAAGCGATTCTGGCGAATACACCTGCTGGGCTAGAAACTCCTGGACCTGCACATTTGGGTCTATTCAGCTAGATTTCAAAG ACCCAGTATCACCAACTTTTTCCCTCGATCTGCCTCGACAAGTTACTGTTCCCTCTACAAGCAAATTCAACCTGACTTGCCAAGCATCCGGAATTCCGCTGCCAACCATCACTTGGTTTAAGAATGGAAGTCCCCTTCTGCATTCTCCAATTAGTACTGTCAAGGGTCATTCCCTATTACGTTATGAGTCGATCAAAAGAGAAGACAAAGGGGATTACTGGTGTGAGGCGATCAATTTTGCAGGTTGGAAAAGGTCATCGACTGCAACTCTCACAG TATTGTGGAAGCCCTTCTTCACAATGCATCCTCAAGACAATACTGTGAAGTTACAATCTGGGACTGCAGTTGTAGCCCTAAAATGTGCTGCAGAAGGCTTTCCGCCTCCAGTTATAATCTGGTTAAGAAACAACTCGACAGTCGTCAACGACTCCGTGACTAGCAATGGAAATGTTTCTACTCTCATCCTTGTTTTACGTACTATAAAGGAAGACGATCCTAAGTATATGTGTGTGGCAACAAATGCAATGGGAAGAACTTATTCCAGCGAAGCAGCGTTGACTTTCGCAGAGAAACCCACTACAAAATCTCTATCAACCCTAAAag ATGATACTTCAGCTTCAACAAGCGACGATCATTTTCTTCTCCTGTGGATCTTAGTTGCTGCAACAGGAATTTTATTGTTTGTGATGGTGTTACTGATATTGGTGATCTATAAGAAGAACAGAAATGCTGCGTTTAGCGTCGAAAAAGAG ATCATCAAAGAACAAAGATATTCAAACCTTTACATCAACAGAGATGCTATCAATCAGCAACTGCCCAGTTCTCAATAA
- the LOC140940020 gene encoding roundabout homolog 1-like — protein sequence MGSIQLDFKEKIPPVFTVNPPVQMLISSGGKASMTCKASGFPVPLITWFKDGIPVPRANTTGDKGLSILTLEFVKPVNQGKYWCEANNSDGWQRSLITKLSLSQVPTISIHPKNVFVSFKENITLVSFACKATGSPPPVVTWLKNNSTQANATVVETDGMSWLILLLVKNDENSLNKYNCFARNLVGKAYSNEATVIKTQTSFPDKESTVISFYRHPASLAASPGEHVIFACAVEGSLAPSIIWRRNGLKVVDNKAKTYQGRESTISELHILNVQEHHAGNYTCKAANAMGSGVSRDALLSLTGKPDSAKRDTSPSSRVSLLFWILVAAAAALILVVGALLFVIHAKHRKAGFNVNKEFKEEQQYSNPVYIIQ from the exons ATGGGGTCTATTCAGTTAGATTTCAAAG aaaaaatacCTCCAGTTTTCACTGTGAACCCTCCAGTACAAATGTTAATATCTTCTGGTGGTAAAGCCAGCATGACTTGTAAGGCATCAGGTTTCCCAGTTCCTCTAATAACATGGTTCAAGGATGGGATTCCTGTACCAAGGGCAAACACCACTGGAGACAAGGGACTCTCGATCTTGACTCTTGAATTTGTCAAACCAGTTAACCAAGGAAAATACTGGTGCGAAGCAAACAACTCGGATGGCTGGCAAAGATCACTTATTACAAAATTGAGTTTGAGCCAAG TGCCAACCATTTCAATTCATCCAAAAAACGTGTTCGTGTCattcaaagaaaatattactttaGTTTCCTTCGCGTGTAAGGCCACTGGATCACCACCACCCGTGGTAACCTGGTTAAAGAATAACTCTACGCAGGCCAATGCGACAGTCGTTGAAACTGATGGAATGTCCTGGCTCATTCTTCTTCTGGTAAAAAATGACGAAAACAGCTTGAACAAATACAACTGCTTCGCAAGGAATTTAGTAGGGAAAGCTTACTCTAATGAAGCAACCGTGATCAAAACACAGACATCATTTCCAGATAAAG AAAGCACTGTCATCTCTTTCTATCGCCACCCGGCAAGTCTCGCTGCCTCCCCTGGTGAACACGTGATATTTGCGTGTGCTGTCGAAGGATCTCTAGCACCCTCGATTATTTGGCGGAGGAATGGTTTGAAAGTCGTTGATAATAAGGCCAAGACCTATCAGGGAAGAGAAAGCACAATCTCAGAGCTGCACATTCTTAACGTTCAAGAACATCATGCTGGTAACTACACCTGCAAGGCAGCAAACGCTATGGGGAGTGGCGTCTCCAGGGATGCATTGCTTTCCTTAACAGGAAAACCTGACTCCGCGAAAA GAGACACCTCACCCTCTTCAAGAGTTTCTTTGCTATTCTGGATCTTAGTCGCCGCTGCCGCAGCATTGATTCTTGTGGTGGGGGCTTTGTTATTTGTTATCCACGCAAAGCACAGAAAGGCCGGATTTAACGTCAACAAAGAA